The following are from one region of the Longimicrobiaceae bacterium genome:
- a CDS encoding bifunctional UDP-sugar hydrolase/5'-nucleotidase, with amino-acid sequence MTHLRHAVRISIARPLSLALAALLFGGCTALPSPEAAPQASADGAKRVQILQTNDVHGHLLPWNRVGGSALLAAYFDSARVRFAGSTVLISGGDDMQGTPISNLSWGRAAIAAENAMGYDAAAVGNHEFDWGQDTLRARIRESRFPWLAANLFVAGTQRQPEWVRPWTMVERGGVRTAVIGIALPETPETVMAGRVDGLEFGPAAPAIDRYAAEARVAGADFVVVTMHVGGICERPGTLPEQESAGCTGEVLEVARQLARPVDLMLAGHRHERMLTWEKGIPVVESISYANAFSITQLERRGGHTSVLYRAIRTPSADSATPNAAVERIVSDWDRAIRPITERVLVSFAVPMPKADTGEFALGDLMADAFRARTGAQASIVNNGSIRQDMPAGPLTYGTLFQLQPFQNALVRVGVTGEQLRRALEAGLTAEGGVNAHVSGLTVAYAPRAPQGSRIRAIRLADGRTVTDADHVTLGLSEFVASGGDRFVSLREGRATSTGLVDLDALIAYLQTLPQPVTPPTGRRWIAVP; translated from the coding sequence ATGACCCATCTTCGTCACGCCGTCCGCATCTCCATTGCCCGCCCGCTTTCCCTCGCCCTCGCCGCGCTGCTGTTCGGGGGATGCACGGCGCTCCCATCGCCGGAGGCTGCGCCGCAGGCTTCGGCAGACGGGGCGAAGCGAGTGCAGATCCTACAGACGAACGACGTGCACGGGCACCTGCTGCCGTGGAACCGGGTGGGCGGGTCGGCGCTGCTGGCGGCGTATTTCGACAGCGCGCGGGTGCGGTTCGCGGGATCCACGGTGCTCATCTCCGGCGGCGACGACATGCAGGGCACGCCCATCTCCAACCTGAGCTGGGGCCGCGCCGCCATCGCCGCCGAGAACGCCATGGGCTACGACGCGGCCGCCGTGGGCAACCACGAGTTCGACTGGGGGCAGGACACGCTTCGCGCCCGCATCCGCGAGAGCCGCTTCCCCTGGCTGGCCGCCAACCTCTTCGTGGCGGGCACGCAGCGGCAGCCGGAGTGGGTGCGGCCGTGGACGATGGTGGAGCGCGGCGGCGTGCGGACCGCCGTCATCGGCATCGCCCTGCCGGAGACGCCGGAGACGGTGATGGCCGGCCGCGTGGACGGGCTGGAGTTCGGGCCCGCGGCGCCGGCCATCGACCGGTACGCGGCCGAGGCGCGCGTGGCGGGGGCGGACTTCGTGGTCGTCACCATGCACGTGGGCGGCATCTGCGAGCGGCCGGGCACGCTGCCGGAGCAGGAGTCCGCCGGGTGCACGGGCGAGGTGCTGGAGGTGGCGCGCCAGCTCGCCCGGCCGGTGGACCTGATGCTGGCCGGCCACCGCCACGAGCGCATGCTCACGTGGGAGAAGGGCATCCCCGTGGTCGAATCCATCTCGTACGCAAACGCGTTCAGCATCACGCAGCTGGAGCGGCGCGGCGGGCACACCTCCGTGCTCTACCGCGCCATCCGCACGCCGTCTGCAGATTCCGCGACCCCGAACGCGGCGGTGGAGCGCATCGTCAGCGACTGGGACCGCGCGATACGGCCGATCACGGAGCGGGTGCTGGTGTCGTTCGCGGTGCCCATGCCGAAGGCCGACACGGGCGAGTTCGCGCTGGGCGACCTGATGGCCGACGCGTTCCGCGCGCGCACCGGCGCGCAGGCCAGCATCGTCAACAACGGCTCGATCCGGCAGGACATGCCGGCGGGCCCGCTCACCTACGGCACGCTCTTCCAGCTCCAGCCGTTCCAGAACGCCCTCGTGCGCGTCGGCGTCACCGGCGAGCAGCTCCGGCGGGCGCTGGAGGCGGGGCTGACGGCGGAGGGCGGCGTGAACGCCCACGTCTCCGGGCTCACGGTCGCGTACGCGCCACGCGCGCCGCAGGGCTCGCGCATCCGCGCCATCCGCCTGGCGGACGGGCGCACGGTCACGGACGCGGACCACGTCACGCTCGGCCTCTCCGAGTT